The sequence below is a genomic window from Carassius auratus strain Wakin chromosome 42, ASM336829v1, whole genome shotgun sequence.
AAACCGTAAGAAACCGGAGGACAGCCAGTCAGAATCAAAGAAAGTCAAACCGGCTCCTGCAGCTACGCCTCCAGCGTCAGTGGAAAATATTGAAAACCGAAAGTAAAAGAGAGATTTTTCTtgctacttttattttaattatgtaagaacattaaattattttactttcaacTCGAAAGTATTTCATTTCAGCAGTCATCATACTAATTGTATCAAATTTAGGGATGTACCATAAAAATTTAATGATTACTTTTGTTAataactttatatattaataaatgagaaCAGTAGAGtaaatctgtaattttattttttttaagacaaaggCCTTAACCTCTTGGTAGTGTGTCTAAGAGAAATCAGGTATACTATGAAATATAATAACGTTTACAAATTGGCATAGATAATGAGTATTTGAATGAAAAACTCTGCAATGAAATTGTTGTTCCAAAATTAATCAGATCATTGTTGACAATATAACTCCATTCTAAAATGAATTATAGtcagtcattattatttttaatccatatttatttattgatgttagATTAACAAATcaatccaaatgtttttttttacctgatgTAAATAATCTCAAAGTAGAATATTAACATTAATCAGCTGTTCATTATTTGTGCTGGCTGACACCAGTATGATCTCCTATAAGCtgtcattgtttttaatgttttgtttgctGTCATGTCTGTAACTACAATTTACTTCCTTTAGGCCGAAAACTGGCTTTCAGCTGTGGCTTGAGGAGAATAGGAAGAGCATTCTAACAGACAATCCTGACTTTGAGGAAATGGATGTTCTCAAGGAAGGCATGGGGCGTTTCTGCACTATTGTGACACATGCACATTTATCTTAAACTGTTTAGTTATTATTCAGTCTATTATTATATTCAGGAAGGTTACCTAGGAAATTTCcctgtttcagtgtttttttttttgttttgttttttgcacgtGCATTGGTTGTGTAACAGATTTCATTCatgtactttcttttttttctctagtTCAGTTTCCTCTATTTTGTAATTTGATCCTTAAGCTCTAAGCCAGTTTATCCATGACAACACTGTTTATTAGCAAGTATCTTCCGATTTTTCTGATCTCCACTTACCTGTCTATGTGTGGGTGCTTTCCAAACACTCATTCTCTGCTGTATGAACAATCTGTCCGTGAGCCTGCACCCACAGGGCCACTCAGTGCAGGGCAGAATGACTCTTCACACACTCCAGAATGGATGGGAAATGGTTAGGACACCTGTTGCTCTGGAAACCCTGGCTGGGGGTGTGTGCTGCACTCATTGATCTTATGTTAATGACTTGGGGGTGGCATCAGCCGCTGAAAGAGTGCGTTACAATGAAGAATGGCGTGCAGCgtgaggaggggggggggggggggtgcaaaaAGGGCCCCGGGGCTCATATCTGAAATGGGTCTGGTGACTCATCATGCTCGTCAGTAAATGTTCGCTGCTTTTGTTTACACAAACAATTTTAATTACAATAACAGGCTTATTTGAATGATACTGTTTATCgctttttttatttgtgcaagCATGTACATGAATGAACATAATTCCATTTTATCTTTTGATTCAGAACTGGAGGGAGAGAGCAAAGGGCGACGCTGACCCCAAGAAACGAAAGCGTGAAGATGAAGAAGGACAAGCAGATGAACAAATGGAGTCGGATGAGGGCAGCACCAAAAAGAAAAAGCCACTGCATACTTCTGCTAAACTCTCTGCGTTTGCATTTAACAATGAATAGCACTTAACATGAATTTGTTTAattatcatgtatttttatattttattttaatattgattttgGGGAAAAcctaaagttttttgttttgtttactgtaaTTCTCTGACCTCTCATTCTGTCATATAGACTGCCTGCTCATTTGTGATCCATTTGTTCTCAAGTTTGAGCTCTTTTGAAAGCACTGTGCGTCTCTTCATTTGTATTTGAAATGAAGCAAAGTCTCTTTAAAAATGTGCAATGAGAAGATTAATAACTAGCTCTCTTATTCAAATCTAGTGAAATCCTGAATGCTTTggatgtgtttttgtgatgttttgtactgtatgtaaaacaaataatcataataaaagctaaaatgttacattttgagcCTTGTGTGCCATTTTCTTTATTCTAAAGATTGTCTTGTCAAATTGGTAAGTTGAAAGTATGTAACATTGCTTGCACACCAGTGATGTAATGATGGATGTCCTtgtgaaaagtgaagtgaatgAGTTTTCTGATGTTCATTTGAGGTCACTGAACTTTGTgcattttgaaataaaactgatCTGAACTGACAAGTTTCCAGTTGTACAACCTTTATGTTGCATGGTTCATTTCACTTTAGAAACActgcttttatttttcatcataagAACATCATCACCCAAAGGTCTTTTCAGTCCCCTTCGATGGGTTGATGTGCCCCAAGACATCACTGTAATGTGAATAAGACAATTCCTTTCCTTggttttttgttgatgttgttgaaTAAGATACTTCATCCTCTTACTAGACAGGTGGCCTGACGCAGGCACGTCTCTCGGCCAATAGCAATCTGGCTCCGTGACGCGGTCGCCCTGGCGACCAATAGGATCGCGCAGAGATTAGCCAGTGTTTATAAAACCCCTGAGTGTCCCTGCTGGAGCGCCGAGTTGAGTTTGACAAGAGAGTTATCACTGTTGAACTTCACAAGTTTGTCTGTTACTCCTTAAACCATTTTGAAAACAGGTAGTAGCACTAAAACCGACTTTGAGGAACCCAAGCTGTCACTTTAAGGCAATCATGGAGCGctccaaacagaaacaaatgaatcaaaatgaaaatgaaacagaaGCCCCGATCAATGGGCACTTTGACGGGCGGGCGAAAGTTCCCGGATGGAGCGCCGGTGGTGCCGCCGGGACCCCGAGCACCGTGCCGTCCTCCAGCGTGATGGAGAGCTGGCGTGAAGAACGCACTCGCAGTCTGGAAGACAATGAGATGAGCCTGCCGAGCATCGCCGCGGCGTACACCACGATCCTCAGGGGGCTCGGGGAAGATCCGCAGCGGCAGGGGCTCCTCAAAACTCCGTGGAGAGCCGCCACCGCCATGCAGTTCTTCACCAAGGGTTATCAGGAAAAAATCATCGGTGAGTTGCATAAATGTATGAATGACAGTTGATAAGACGTGTGTATTTATAGgttatttttggtttaaattgattTAGAATTACTTTAAGCGTATTGCAAGCTTAAATTAACATCCTGAAATGTCACACCGTCTCTGGAAAACTGTCTCTGactaaagatgttaaataaacgtaatttttgtaaacttttttttttcatttaactttcTGTTTTACATAATTGTACAGTTTTATGGCACCAAGGGGGCGTTTACAGAGGCGGTCTTGAGTTCAAAAAACATCTAGACAGAACGGGAAGCAATGTGACAGAAAGTTAGGTTGTAAAAATTGTAGTTGATCCAAAagttacaattctgtcatcatttacgtaTCTAaacttgtaattatatttattctgTGAAAGACAAAGAGAGACTTTGTTGATCTGCCTATTAAGGACAATGAATGGTCACTGAAGATGTCAAGGACTTTAATTCACCTTAAATTGGCCCAAAGGACGCCCAAAAACTACATCACAAGTCTTCAACATTTGAGCGTGATCGTGTGAGGctgatatttaagtttttttcacaGATCATATTATCACCAATCATATTTTCAAGAGTAGATTGAGgaatgaatgaatcattaatTCAGGTTTTTATTAGGTTGATTGAGCTAAAGAAATGGTCTTAATGATTTGTTCATGACTCATGTTTAGTCAAGGTTAACATGGTTAGTGAATAACTTAAATGTTACTAGAAGAAAATCTGTGAAAATTTGGgtctttaactaaaaaaaaaactatcatatgtAATCAGGAGACTTAGTTGTGTAGGACATTTTTATGATGAAATCTAATTTTTACATCTATACCTTCACATTGAAATTCAAAGATCAACTAGGAGATTCTTCAAAATCATGTTATATTTTCACAATCTATTTCAACACACTCTCAAAGCACTTCATTCTCTTTTAAATAGTGGCTAATTATTAGTTTTAGTATGATAGCATTCATATGTTTTCTGATCTGCTTTTCTGTTTAAAACACATCttatgaattcattaaaaaaattgacaccttttcaaaaagttacattttctcATCAGATCAGGTTGGTGTTTTGGAGTTGTCGGGGCCTTATAATGATACAGAAAATGTTATGGCCCACAAACCATTCATCTTTTACTAATGCACTGTCAAGCATTTCAGGTTAGAAGTATTTCCTCAAACACTTTCATGTGCCATCAGTTTGATTAACTGGCTCAACAGGTACTCCACCCCAAAGCGAAGGTTTTTCTTGCATAATTGTTCACTGGTCACTCTCAGGCTGTTGTCTGAGTGGTTGAGCCAGGGTGCCTCCCACCATCGCATTACCAACAACAtctccacaaagaaaacagcacatctggACTTGGTTTGTGTAGCATTATTAGGACAGATGCATATGGAATGTATTAATGTTGCTTTTCTACACCAAAAAAGTTTGTTAAAGCAGACTCTCCTCGATGAGCTCACAGCACTTACATATGCATTCACAGAAGGTATATCATGCAGTGTCACTGGAAGCGTGCCTTTGATAACAGATTTCCAGAGGAAGGTCTTTCTTCAGTGGGATTGGCTGAAGTTTGCACCACCCCTGCAGTTTCACATATTGTTCTGAACTAGCAAAGTTATGTGTTTCccacaaaaagacatttaaagtgtTGGAGGAAACAGTTTAGGGATCTCAGTGGGTTTGTGTGACACTGTGttgcattttcacagttttatgGGAGGTGGTTGACTCATTGGTTAATGCAAGAAAAGGAAGCTGATGGTACATAGTAAGTGCTTGAATGATGAATTTCCACCTTGATCTCACTTGATGTCACAGTATATTCACCTCTGGGTTAACACTGTGTTTCAGCTTACTGTTTTTACACTAACTGAACACAGAGGGAAAATAggcttaattataataataaaaaatatatacaccaATACAACAACATGTATCAATGTTTACTtgcatatattttatgaaaatactttaatatataattagtTTAGCATCACACTGGAGGTTAGGAATATCAGCCGATAACCTAAATATAACtagtataaaataaaagtataaatataactatatataattatgaaatctttatttttatttttgcctgTAACTCACACAAGACTAACATATGTAATGATATGACTTTGAAAATAATGCACAAATCGAAAGATCGACCAGGACATTCAAAACACAAGAAGAAACTAGTTTCAAATATTCAGGTTTGGTTTTTACActaactgaagaaaaaagaaagaaagaaagaaagaaaaacaataatactttttattgtttacCAGTATTACAACAAACAGCAATGTTtacttatgtaatatatatatgttgaaaTGTCACACACCTGTAAATCATTTTGGGCGATTATGCaaataaatcgtttttttttgctactgtttttttctccattttaccGTTTTGTGTTTTAGAAAGGATGCTTGTTATGAAACATTTGTACTCAcgattcacagacactagtaaaGGAAGGAAATTAGAGGATtatttattatgatattattataatgcattatatcatTATGTTCCTTATCCttaatggttttgttgtggtctCATGCCACATAAACAATTCAAGATCATAGAGACGACTGATACTGGTTAAGGTACAGCGGTCAGGCGGCTCAGTATGGTTTCTTTTCTTTATTACTCATTCCGCTCGTTGTCCCCTGCCCCCACTTCCTGGATGGATGCCTGTCTCTTATTTAAACGATGGAGAACAAGCCAAACCCTCAGGAGCAGTAACATTACCCTTAACCAGAGCTCTGCTGGTTGACATCCTCACAATTTCAATAGGTTTCTATGGTTACTTATTGTATTCCAAGTGTATATTTGCTTAGTGTGTAAGCAGGTTTGTGTTtaattgagagtgtgtgtgacggTGGCAGCGAGGCTGAAGGATGACTTCTGGGAGATGCTGATTTGATTTCCTGTTCTTTTTTGTCAGTGCCACCGTCATGCGTGAGACCTTTCCGTGTGTTGTTCCTGTGCATTTGAAAGCAGCTGTTTGTTTAGGACGAGCCTGATGACAGTTCTCTCATAACAGCAGCTGCTGCTGCCCTCAGGTTAAATTCAGCCGAGACTGATGCTCCAATCAGCTGCAGCATTTACACAACACTACATAGTGTGCTCGGTTTCTGAAAATCATGCTGGTTAGTCACCAAGCAGAACAGTGAAAAGACCGGAATAggtttaaaaattaacaaaagccTTTCCTGGTTCTGGGAAGCATGAGACTACATCAGAAAAATGAGTTTGTCAGTAGTGTCTGCATAACTATTATTACTATAATCATTTATAACAAACCCTTAAcctttaaacacattattttttcaatGAATGTTACCTCACATAATGCAGATTTGTAAGTGATCTGATAACTGGGAGAGTTGTGTAGCATAGATTTCCATCACATTTTGCTATCCAAATTAGGATGAGATAAGGAAAAATGTAAAGGTTTAAGTCATAATCTGGCAGGGAGTAAgtatgaaagaaaaacaaatgttgtgaAGTACGTAAAGATCAAAGGTCTCACTTCACATGAAATGGAGGCCTGTGGGTTTAATCAcggcattttattttatattatattatattgctgtattataaatataccgtattttctggactataagtcacactttttttcatagtttggctggtcctgggacttatagtcaggtgcgacttatttatcaaaattaatttgacatgaaccgagagaaatgaactaagagaaaacattaccatctacagccgtgagagggtgctctatgccctctcgcggctgtagacggtaatgttttctcttggttcttggttctaaataaatgcgacttatagtccagtgcgacttatatgtttttttcctcatcattgcgtatttttggactgatgcgacttatactcaggtgcgacttataatccgaaaaatatggtaataatatatattttatgatatttataaaataattatttaaacatttctacACATTTAAGTAAATTATATGGGGCTATAAAAATTTCTATCGTcatattttatacaattacaaaaacattatgatgtgaacagaatagaaataaatcattaaatctcAATTATTTGTAAGACAATTAATTCACACTGATGATTGTGACAGGCCTGCAGCGACCAAAATATCATTGAGACCtataacaccttagcaaccccctgacaaccacccacaacaccctgcCACCTTGATGAGGAGTTTTGCTGGGcaaacactgctcagtttttcagaaaatgtaagaaaattgtTTGGGATACATCTGTTGCTGAAGTAATCATAGGCATAAAAACAGCCTGAAAATGGATTGCTTTCTGCCTTCACACGGTGACTACACTAAAGTGGCAACAACACAAATGAGAGTCACATCTCAACAAGCCCCTGAAGCCCCAGCATCAGTCTGCTATGTGTCCATGGAAACATACCCCAAGATACGCGGCCAGGAAATTAAAAAGCCCCACAAGAAAAGACCGTGCATTTCCACTAGATAAAACAGGACATGTTTAAACAAAGATATGAGCTAAGAGAAATGACACTGAGCCACAACAGGAAGAGCATACAGGGTGAAATATAATGATTTCATGATGTCATCAGGTGTCATATCACTCACCCGACGGTGACCCATCTGAACTTATTAATTTGTTGTTGTGCCTCCTTGCAGATGTCCTGAATGACGCAATCTTTGATGAAGACCATGACGAGATGGTGATCGTGAAGGATATTGACATGTTTTCCATGTGTGAACACCATTTAGTTCCCATTTTTGGCCGGGTAAGACTAATCCTTTTACCCTCATCAACGTCCACTTTCATGTTGCCTTTCAGTGCAATTTCTATGACTTAACCTCTGAGGTGGATACgtagttttaaaaatgaatttttcaCAGCACTACCCTATGGTACAGTGTAAGGGTTTAACaaagtctttattcatttttattatttattaaagtttattaattgatttattattaatttattcaaataaaatattgcatttttttattaataatagaaaattttaattgatttcatttattaagttttagattttttaattttttatttatttactttccaGGTCATATTCTACcccaaaaagaacaaaatatatagaaattataCAATGTTATAAATTATTCTAAGACTTTAGgtactttatttttatgaagcctatatactgtataaaaaatctCATTCTCACTACTGTAATGTGGTATAATATTGAAGTTTATATGTGTAAAGTATTGTTGCTCAAGTAAGTAATGTATGCAGACTTTAAACAGGATGATTTTCATGAATGAATTACTGTACATTAATGAGAATTTGATGGCAAATGTGCTTCATTATCAtgtaaataagatttaaaaaattatttttttctttcttttcttttttgtaattaaatgtgtattttgattGTGGGGTGAAATATGCcttgtaaatttattttttgagatTCACTCACATAATGGCAGCATTACAGGTTTTCTGATTCAccttgaaaaaaaacaaagaaggaAAGTCCTTCAATAACCAAGTTAGTTAGCTATAATTAGCCTAAATCTAGAAGGTAACAAGGACAAGCTGGAATATTGGGTCTGAGATCCACTCAGAAAAGATGGCCACTCTTAATCCTCCAGGTTTGACATTTAGTACCTCCCTCCAGCTCACAGCTCTGCAGGTGTCTGCCATTTAAGACAAAAGAGACACCGTCGATACTGTCACGGCTCAAATGGCTGCTGATGATAGACTGAGCCATTGATCAAGCGCACTGAATGGATTTTTTTCCGCCACTTGCAATTTTGTTTGTCAGACGCTGTCAGAGGGCCGTCGTTTCCGCTGCGTCCCCCGCTGATCGTCA
It includes:
- the LOC113060775 gene encoding GTP cyclohydrolase 1-like; the protein is MERSKQKQMNQNENETEAPINGHFDGRAKVPGWSAGGAAGTPSTVPSSSVMESWREERTRSLEDNEMSLPSIAAAYTTILRGLGEDPQRQGLLKTPWRAATAMQFFTKGYQEKIIDVLNDAIFDEDHDEMVIVKDIDMFSMCEHHLVPIFGRVHIGYLPNKRVLGLSKLARIVEIYSRRLQVQERLTKQIAVAITEALQPAGVGVVIEATHMCMVMRGVQKMNSKTVTSTMLGVFREDPKTRDEFLSLIRS